AGTTCCGCTCATGGCGGCGCGGCTTCCGCGAAGCCGATATGGTGCTTGGGCCGTTCTCGGACCAGGTGGCGCCGACCCTCAGCGACGCGGAGTTGGACGAGTATGAGCGGCTGATCGCAGAGGAGGACCAGTGGCTCTATGGCTGGATCATCGAACGTGATCCAACG
Above is a genomic segment from Candidatus Brevundimonas colombiensis containing:
- a CDS encoding succinate dehydrogenase assembly factor 2 — its product is MTPERRQRLGRIQFRSWRRGFREADMVLGPFSDQVAPTLSDAELDEYERLIAEEDQWLYGWIIERDPTPPEFETPVMAKVRAFMRAHVSAEVSKGIG